The Macadamia integrifolia cultivar HAES 741 chromosome 3, SCU_Mint_v3, whole genome shotgun sequence genome segment NNNNNNNNNNNNNNNNNNNNNNNNNNNNNNNNNNNNNNNNNNNNNNNNNNNNNNNNNNNTCTATTCCTCCTTATTATACCTGTATTGGTGAGTGCATATGGTGACGTGATGaggaaaggaaaattaaaagCCATGGGAGGTGAAACAAAATGTCATGTTTTTCACCTAGAACTGATGCCTTTCAACCTAGGAAAAAGGAGGTAACTACTACCTTAATTGCTAAACCAACCTACACAGACCACAGATAATAAACGTCATTCCCCAtaataacaacaaaaaaactGTGAATTGACTTAATGAGAATCATGAAATACTACTACTTGGGGAGAGGAAACTTCTTCCCTGCTATACAATAACTATTAAATAAGTAGGAGATGAAAACCCAAGTGGGCTTTAGAGGAAGGAAGACAAATAGACAATCTCTGCTAAAGGATGTAGATATTGTAAACACTTTGGGTCCTACCAGCTTTTACCCCGTGCCACCTGCAATGATAATTCTCACACAACTCTTGCCCCAAACGATGCATCTCTCTCTATCCCCACTCACAGTGCAGAGATTGATTACTACAATTGGTCTTGCGCCCCCCAAGGGTAAGGAAAGAATGGTGGGAAAGGAAAAGCACAATGTAGGGGCCCACATTCCACAAACCCACCTTAAGTTCTGAATGGAGAGCCATTGGGGTTTTGAGCCTTTCCCCCCCAGAAAGAAAAACTCTTTCACACCAGAGCCAACAATATAAAGactaaaaaagataaagaagttactaaaaaaaaaaaaaaaaaaaaggtgccaGTAAGTCATCTTCACATTCACTACTGGAAAAAAGAAATACTAAAAGTCTATTATAAATACTTTTCCTTTCTTAGACATTTCAACATTCAATGAAGGTTGGAATGAAAAAATTGGCAAATGACCTAAGAAAGCAGAGCAGATCAGAGGTATAAGCATTTAGTATCTGATGGAAGACAAAGCTCTGTTTACATCCTTCTTTCAACAGTACTGAACAATTCATAAACAAGAAAGCCTGATCAGACACTTCAACATTTCAATTACATTAAGAAAAATTGGGTTTTTATCTCACAACTCAGAACagtcccccctccccctttctttcCCACACCCAAAAAACTTCTACATCAATCAAACACACCAACACTAATGCAAACCCAAGCAcagaaacaaatctaaagacCCAAATAACAACATCAGTATCAAGCCAATGATAGCCAGCAGCTGAATTCTTCATCACCACTGTCATTGATTACATTTAGGCAAGAAAATTAGTAGAATTTTGGAAGGTTAGTGATTCATCTCTGAGCTATCAAAGCAACACCATGATCCTTCTTCTAGCGTGGAAGGTACAGTGAAAAAACAAACCTCTATCTGCTCTATCCCCCCAGGTGGAAAACAAAGAACACCAAACTCCTCTGTATAGAGAGTATAAAAATTCACTCAGGCCCTATTTCCAAGTAAGACcagtgaatgtgtgaataatTATGCTCTATTTACAGCTATAAGCATCCCCCAACTCCAAAATTTTTGGATCAGCTTAGTTCCTACCACACTACTTTACCACCACTACCTTCTCCTCTTCCTAAAATCAGTCAGGTCTGTTAAAACTCAATATCTTATGAACAAACTTGCCCAGATCAGCTCCTACACTTGTTATATGACTTCCATTTTCCACCCAATGTTGTCATGGTTGCTAGCATGAGATTTCTCCAAAGCAGCAACTTTGGCCCGATGAGCAGCTGCTGCTAAGGCCTTCCCCCTCTCACTCCGAGGGAGCTCACATGTCTCACTGACAGATCCACCTCTTATATCCGCAGGTGGAATGAAACAGTCTATTGACAGGCCGGGGACATTAAACGCTACTTCCTCGATAGTCCATGCCTCTTCCATTCTTGTCTTGGTATGGCTCATTGCCATTTCCCCAAACCTAAACAAAGTAACCACCGAACGGCCTGAGTGGGCAATCATGATCCCTTCAATCGGTCTATAATCATCAAGGAAGGTATTGAAGGTAGTCTCCCAGTACACAGTGTCGCCTCCATTAGACTGTATGCGGGTGAGATGGGAGTCTTCCATGTATAAAAGGAGACCCGTTCTTTGGCTGAAGTAGCCAAACAAGACATGCCTAATGATCTCTGCTGGGCCTTCACTCCTAGCTTTCAATGTCAGCGGATCTGCACATAGCTTGAGGATGAAGCAATCCTCTCCATTAATCCTCTTCTCTCCGATGCACCGAGCATCCGCAAACATGCTAGCCGTAGTTCTAGGATCAAGACCCTGCAAAATAATGAAAGGCCACATAAGGAGAAATGATCAAAAGGGCTAATAACAAAATCAAACTACAGTTAAAGCCAAATAGGTGAACCAGCATAGCCCCAGCTTCACCTGTAGTGCACGACGTAGAGGTCTAACAGGGCCTTTTGCAGCATGAGCACCGAGCCAAGGGGTGTGCCTCCAGACGACTTTACCATTGCAGCCAGCATGAACCTTGCTACCACCAACAGCGAGCTCCACATACCACATGTCAGGATTCATCTGCCATAGGACAAACCCACCTGACTCAGAAGCTCGGGATACATTCCGATTCTTCACAACTTTGGTGGCCGTCTCGAACTCAGAGGCTACCATCTTCAACTTCCCCATGGCATAGGCATTGCGGATAGAGCTTTGAAGGTTTTGCCCTCCAGATGCAGCCATGTACTGCTGCAATATGTACTGAGCAGACGAATTTTCCTAAAATACCAGATGGCCCAAGCACGAAGTCAAATAAATAGGACTGCAATAAGTTGCAGGACATAGAGGGGAGAACCCACATAAGATCAACTAGCAACGATTCTTAAATCTCACTAAAATTGTTCGACAGAGAAACCTGGCTAGTCCTTCCCTACTGAGTACTGACAGCTGCGAAGGGCACCCATTTGCATCTATGACTTAAACTGAAACTACCTAAGAACGAGCCATGAGTAGTAGAGAGTCTCCGTGGGTACGTCTCACCTGAGCAAAGAATGGCATTCTTCTACacaaatccaaacccaaaactAAGAAATTTCAAACGATCATACTAACCGTCAACACACCCACCTAGGGTCCCAAATAACCATTTCATCGATTAAAAAAAGTTcaggaaataagaaaaatccaTCATAAATAACTGTTTCTTTCTGTAAATCAAAGcgaatcaaaaaagaaaaagaaagaaccaGCAAGAGGGAAGAGGTACTCACAATGGGAGTGTCTTTGATGCTAAGGTGAGGCAAGGGGTCCATGGAGCTAACGTGTACTGGGGCGAGTGGAGCGCCCATGACACCGAGCAGGAGCCTAAGATCCGAGCGCTGGTaagcagaagaagaaactgAGGGGTTCCGAGAGAGTTGGCCAATCATCCAATGTCCCCACCCTTCACCCCTCTTGGAATCCCCTCCGCCATTGCAGCCGTCAGGATCAGGACCCTCCATCAACGGCGTCAGCGTCTCCCCCGGCGGCCTCAGACTCCCGGATCTCGCGATCAGTAGCTCCGGAGGTCGCGATACGGACTGCTTCCTCCGCCGGAGCAGCCCCGACATCGGAGAGCTACTCCTGGATGGGTTCCTCGGCCTGGACCTCGCAGGCGACAACCCTCTTACTACTTCGTCCTTAAGTGCAGAGAAGAATCCTtgcttcttctccatctccccCTAACTAACCAACCCCCAAAGTCCCCCCACCCCTCTTACCCTCCAAAACAAGTAGAAGTCGgaaacagcaacaacaacaacaacaacaaaggcAGAGAAGGAGTAGAACACGAAAACGAAGACGACTTTATTTACCTCTTCTCTCAGAGAGGAAAGCAAGCACAGGAGGAGCACTGAACTCCACTCATGGACTCATAGACTGACAGGATCTTTACGAAAATATCTAGAAATACAAAACAAACCCAAGTCAAGAAAAGAGGATCGATTCAAATGGTGAAACTGTTTCGCGTTTTATGCTCTGAACACAGTTAGAGTAAGGGACAGAGAGAGTGTGAAGggaagaacagaaacagaaaaaaaaaaggggtcagACGCTAAAGACTAGAAGGAAggggagggaggaagaagaaagtgtGAAACAAAACCGTTTTGGTCACTCagataatttaataaataaaataaaggggaaaaaaaaaaaaaaaaaNNNNNNNNNNNNNNNNNNNNattccccccttttttttttttttttaattctgtaAAGAGTATTCctcatttaccaaaaaagaaaaaaaaaaaaaaaaaaaaactgaaaaaggcAATCCAATTCTCAGTTCTACCGTGAAAATGGTTTCAACCTGAAAATGGCGCACATGGGATGGTCGGGAATCAGAGATGGGTCCCACTTTATTGCAGGGAGGACGATCTGCATCTACTACAAATACACCATGGAttgatttttttgggtgcaagaaTACACCAACGATTAATGGATGCTTCTTATTCTTTCCCccttctttctcccttgtttCATTTTAAACCATGTATCTAAAAATAATAAGggatctaccaaaaaaaatttaataatagtACTATAAGGGATTAAAATCTATGTCTGAAAGTGTAGAGTATGCTAGCATTTTCTAGGTCTATCTCCCAACAAAAGGTAGATATGTCATCTTATAAAAGTGAAGACAGAGATAAACATAAGAGAAAATTGTGTGAAAATTGTCTGTTTCACTGCATCGATACAGTGACCATCAGGTGGCTGGGAACCCCTTGGGGCACATGCCTAGATTCTCTTAAGTTGTTTGATACTCATCGCACCTCATCGTTAGCTGCAGAGATGTGGACTCGAGATAATTGAGGGGAAATGTGGGGCACATTAACGTGCCTAaatatcttaaaaataaaagatatatcTTCACAACTTTGTTGACTCTATGACTATTTCGGCCAAGTTTGGCTAATTGTGTTCACTTAGTATGCATGCTTGAGCCTTGGCCTGGGATCCGCATTGCTCAGTGGAGTACTTACTTGAGGGTTGATCTGTTTGGTTTGTATCAAATTTCCTTGTTTTCCAACAAGTGTGGCATTGGTTCTTGTTGACTCCTATGTGGATGTGCACTTAACCCCTATGTGTGTTTATTTTGTAATAACCAATATGCCCTTGAacttaaattaaaagaaaaaaaaaatcagttagcATCTAATCAAGATCCCAATAAAAAAGTTTcaatcaacaatttagaaatgCGAAGTACAAGGTGTGGGTTTTCACATTAACCCAATAGCCAATTCCTTATTTAGATGTTCTTCCTCTCCATTGTTTTCTCAACTGTAATTGAGGCATGTAGACGACTTCCAGAGCGGAATGCCAAAGTGGAGATATACCTTCAATGTGGGCATGTTTTGGCTCTTAAACTTGAGTCTAATGTCTCTAGCacaatttttttggggaaagTCTAATGTGGGATTTACTTGTAAACAAATGGAGCTAAGAGATTCTAGGTGAAAGTTCTCCTTCACTCGTAGAGTGTGAAGAATTTGGATCATGATCATTACACTCCCACCTTCTATCCCACCTTCTATCGATGAAGTTGAAACTATCATATTCTTTGGTCATCAAAGGTACAAATACCCACGGTGAACGAATTCAAGAGAAAAACTCAATCCTAAACTATATATAAAACGACTAGCTAAGTAATTAATTTCATTGGATGGATTTTAACCACTAAACAACAATATTACAAATTTTTAATAAGGCTCTAGATAAATTATGTTCGACCTTCAAATCAATAAACAATATAAGTATAGTTGAAAACTTGAAATAATAAGTTTCATGTTGATTATTTGATTTAGTTTAATCTCCCAGGTGAGACCCAATCAAGTGAACCCTATTCATTTCATCCAGAAACCTTTGAATAATATCCAGTATCATGGAATCATATGCTTCCAAACTATAGAGTTCCATGCATGAGCACTTTTTTTGTGAACCAATCAAAAATGTTTTCATATCATTTAAAACCTTAtactaaaatatattaaatttttaaaatgattTTAGATTCTAAAATTTTGATATAAAATTGAATATAGCAAAAACTACATTTATTTGTACAATGGTTATTTTCAAATTCAATCCACTTCACAATGAAATAAACACATCATTGTCCTAAACAAGTAATAAGGATAACAAAAATTTAATCCTTTAGGTTCTGTTTGTTTCATGgataaaaaaaggtgatttatttatttatttaatatcttttctatttttcttcgtcaaagaaacatagccttagtgTGCTTTAATGTAAGATATGTTTTCacctaatttttttctcttcattctttattttgtgATAATAAAATGCAACATTAAATGAAAACAAATGAATGAAAAAACAGAACCACCATATTTGGCTTATTTAAGTAATGTGACTTAAAAAAGTTGCAATTACATGCATTGTGGTTGGTTAGgcattaaaaaccctaaactattgTTGGAGGGCATACCCACCTatgtgaaatgaaatgaaataattttattagTAACATGTTGAGAAGCTTTTTCCTATTTGAATCATACCCAGATTTATTTGCATCTAGGAGTGACAAAAGTTGACCAACGACCGTAGGCCTGTCTTGAACTAGATGGTTGAAGCTCGAGATCGATCAGGCCTATTACTAAATATATCAAGTTTGCACCGATTGATTAATAATTGGACATTCCTAGTACAAGTTAATGGTAGGATGGTCACTCGTCTAGGACTGACCGAACACTATGGCCGACTAATAACGAACCATTTATAGCCTTTAATTAGCTTGTCTAAGCCCATATAGCTTGATTTATTCCCCGACTTAAAGGACCATTTATCGACTGATCAGTTAATTAGCTCATTTAAAAACCCAATTATAACCTAATTACATTGAGTCTAATTATGAACCATTTATGCCTGATTGAAACTTATTGGGCCTGACTAGTGGACATCCCTATTTGCATCCATCCTTTATCACCTAGCTAAACCATTTGGCCAATGTAATGGAGTTGAATACTTGAAAATTGCATTAATAAACCTAGCTAGTCGGATATATTAAGACATTCCATTACAAACCCCATTcttccttcctcctccttctccttgtGTGACATGGTAATGTTTATTAGACTTAAACTTTACACGAGTTAAGAATGATATCAAACTTATTCGTGAAATAGTGACTATTATATATTATCAAAATTACACCAAACTACTCATCTCAAGTGATCTCATCACCTCATAGAAAATATAGAGATCGTCATCCATAAAGATCATCTTAAGAATATAATTATTTGTTAAGAACCCACCAATGCAATCCATAATTTTCTGCACTATCATGTATGATTGACCCCAGAAATGgacttgttttattttggaagaTAAAAAAGTGGTTCCAtcatcaaaaaatttaaaaacattGGTAGATCATGgatgtgcatatatatatatatatattttagataGGACAGGACAGAAGACCAGAGATGGTACTGTTGCTTCAAGATGAAGACACCCTCAATCTTCTCaaataaattttaaagaaaTGTGAAATAGAAAAAGATGTTTGATTTTGGCCTTACTATGTTCTTGAGCTGCCTACTGTTTATATTATGTTGTTCACatgaataaaatcaaaagaCAATAGACACAGATGGAAAGGATCAAGCATATATAAAAGCTAGTTGGGCTTTTGGCTGGGCCCTCAATGATGTTCCATCGATGGCCATGGCCCACATAAGCTGGAAGGTTTCATATATGATCTTTAAAATCAAcccttaaaataataataaagagaaaggagagaagaaggtaTGGAGAGAGATGAGAATGCTTGGTTTGGTTGGTTCTTATCTCGGCTTTGTTGGGcatatgatgtcttgtattttcaTGTAATCTTTGTTAATGGGACTTCAATGAACTAGTGGGGATATAG includes the following:
- the LOC122074781 gene encoding uncharacterized protein LOC122074781, which codes for MEKKQGFFSALKDEVVRGLSPARSRPRNPSRSSSPMSGLLRRRKQSVSRPPELLIARSGSLRPPGETLTPLMEGPDPDGCNGGGDSKRGEGWGHWMIGQLSRNPSVSSSAYQRSDLRLLLGVMGAPLAPVHVSSMDPLPHLSIKDTPIENSSAQYILQQYMAASGGQNLQSSIRNAYAMGKLKMVASEFETATKVVKNRNVSRASESGGFVLWQMNPDMWYVELAVGGSKVHAGCNGKVVWRHTPWLGAHAAKGPVRPLRRALQGLDPRTTASMFADARCIGEKRINGEDCFILKLCADPLTLKARSEGPAEIIRHVLFGYFSQRTGLLLYMEDSHLTRIQSNGGDTVYWETTFNTFLDDYRPIEGIMIAHSGRSVVTLFRFGEMAMSHTKTRMEEAWTIEEVAFNVPGLSIDCFIPPADIRGGSVSETCELPRSERGKALAAAAHRAKVAALEKSHASNHDNIGWKMEVI